The following coding sequences lie in one Bacteroides helcogenes P 36-108 genomic window:
- a CDS encoding sulfatase produces the protein MKGGNKILIMGCFIGLAGGTSCMAASKKRPNIILINIDDLGWSDVQYNDAGHYYETPNIDRLRQSGVNFSYAYAGAANSAPSRACLLSGQNTPRHGVYTVSPPDRGRAEDRRLVPYPNCEVLDSTFITLPQALQKLGYHTCHIGKWHIGYNPLAQGMDVNIGGNHAGHPASYFSPYKNPDLQDGPEGEYLMDRLSREAENYIDTVDRSRPFFLYYASYAVHAPLQAKAELVEKYRKKKTSDAHFNPVYAAMVENMDMSVGRILDAVERNGLTGNTLVVFTSDNGGPYEISHQWPLRAGKGSFYEGGIRIPFIVYMHGKYEGGKETTVPVSHLDLYPTFVEFAGGRKDKSLDGLSLLPLLDKGKEDYLNERSLYFHFPAYLENGNVETRDRLFRTRPVSVLIKDGWKLIENYEDGVLELYDVRNDVSERFDRAGDEPVRTKCMLEQLNSWKQREKASIPMFK, from the coding sequence ATGAAGGGTGGAAATAAGATATTGATAATGGGATGTTTCATCGGCTTGGCCGGTGGAACATCTTGTATGGCAGCTTCTAAGAAGCGACCTAATATCATTTTGATTAATATTGATGATTTGGGTTGGTCTGATGTTCAGTATAATGATGCGGGACACTATTATGAGACTCCCAATATAGATCGGTTGCGGCAGAGTGGGGTGAACTTTTCTTATGCTTATGCCGGAGCTGCTAATAGTGCTCCCAGTCGTGCCTGTCTTTTGAGTGGACAGAATACACCTCGTCATGGAGTTTATACAGTCAGCCCGCCGGATAGAGGACGGGCTGAAGACAGACGGTTAGTGCCTTACCCCAACTGTGAAGTGCTCGATTCAACGTTCATTACTTTGCCCCAAGCCTTACAAAAGTTAGGTTATCATACTTGCCACATCGGGAAGTGGCATATTGGCTATAATCCTTTGGCACAGGGAATGGATGTCAATATAGGAGGCAATCATGCCGGGCATCCCGCTTCTTATTTCTCTCCTTACAAGAATCCTGACTTGCAGGATGGTCCTGAAGGGGAGTATCTGATGGACAGACTGTCTCGGGAAGCAGAAAACTATATTGATACAGTGGATCGCAGCCGTCCGTTTTTTCTATATTATGCCAGCTATGCAGTGCATGCCCCGTTGCAGGCAAAAGCGGAGCTTGTGGAGAAATATCGGAAGAAAAAAACTTCCGACGCCCATTTCAATCCGGTTTATGCTGCCATGGTAGAGAATATGGATATGAGTGTAGGGCGCATTTTGGATGCGGTAGAGCGTAATGGGCTGACAGGAAATACGCTTGTTGTTTTTACCTCCGACAACGGTGGCCCTTATGAAATTTCCCATCAATGGCCGCTTAGGGCAGGTAAGGGCTCTTTTTATGAAGGTGGGATAAGGATACCTTTTATAGTATATATGCATGGAAAGTATGAGGGAGGAAAAGAAACGACCGTACCCGTGTCTCATTTGGATTTATATCCTACCTTTGTGGAATTTGCGGGAGGAAGGAAAGACAAAAGTCTTGATGGCCTTAGTTTACTTCCTTTGCTGGATAAGGGAAAGGAGGATTATCTGAATGAACGTAGTTTGTATTTTCATTTCCCTGCTTATCTGGAGAATGGTAACGTGGAAACTCGTGACAGATTGTTCAGAACCCGTCCTGTATCAGTGCTGATTAAAGACGGATGGAAATTGATTGAAAATTATGAAGACGGGGTATTGGAATTGTATGATGTGAGAAATGATGTTTCGGAACGTTTTGATAGAGCTGGTGATGAGCCGGTTCGTACGAAGTGTATGCTCGAGCAATTGAACAGTTGGAAACAACGCGAGAAAGCATCTATACCGATGTTTAAATAG
- a CDS encoding SusC/RagA family TonB-linked outer membrane protein produces the protein MEKKQITSGLSWKILAGTAFMLVSVCMVSASPVKKQVLNSGSDLIVMSPQQAMVTVSGKIEDQSGPIVGASVVEKGTTNGVISDIDGNFKLTVSPKSVLVISFVGYIEQQITVGAQRTFNIMLKEDSKQLEEVVVVGYGTQKKVNLSGSVSTINVSELAESRPVNNVSQALAGMAAGVTVTSSSNQPGNDNADIKVRGQGTLNSSSPLIIIDGVEAGINTVLPQDIETMTVLKDASSAAIYGSRAANGVILITTKQGKAGKLKLEYNGYVSFASIRKTLTPVSNYADYMELVNEGYANSNLSTVFSQASIDTWRKDAGKNPLLYPNTDWIDATFSTSTATNHVVSMSGGSDKFHFYSSFGYSNTPGVMANAGYTKYSGRLNMDADVKSWLNLGIQVNGYLSDMEPGARYASSGTVIDDVFTYASATTPCMVFQAPDGRFGGIQNPEDDAQTNGNNPLKRAYGVTGNIRKNNLRARFFGTLKPLKGLSVTASYSYELLDEERTRKPNYLDSWNFLTETSISSTGKTYIYNYDGKVERYFNDVVLRYENKFFGDKLNFNFMAGASQELYRSKSFATTKYDLVDISLGVINGATGDASSSGSLAEWAMHSYFGRVNLSWADKYLAEFNLRADGSSRFVSGKRWGYFPSGSVAWRIDQEAFMESLVDKGLSSLKLRASYGSLGNNSVGNYDALALYSNKDANGNILSYVLNNGLATGLAQAAIANSSLTWETTKVADIGLDFGFLNNRLTGTVDYFNKRTTGILISLPAPSVHGITSIPKMNSATVTNQGVEVTLGWQDKVKGFSYGINANFTYVKNIVNKFKGRDEGGQSLSGANLIWEGHAINSQYLLRVDRILQTDEDMALVQQMIDNAPMDEATGKRVNPFAAFGTPQKGDLLYKDVNGDGVVNNLDKEIVSDGPNPKYLFGLSLNAAWKGIDFSMLLQGSLGAKVYWQSTAYNTPTVRYGYQINKEVADGRWYEGRTDATYPRLLQYSDVRNQQLSDFYLQNKNFLKIRNIQVGYTLPQSWTNACAIEKVRVYASLENFFTFTSYKGFDPEVSGLNYPTMKQAVVGLNVTF, from the coding sequence ATGGAAAAAAAGCAAATTACTTCTGGTCTATCATGGAAGATACTCGCAGGAACGGCGTTTATGCTTGTGTCTGTGTGTATGGTATCGGCAAGTCCGGTGAAAAAACAAGTATTGAATTCGGGATCGGATTTGATTGTAATGTCACCACAGCAAGCTATGGTCACGGTTAGTGGAAAAATTGAAGACCAAAGCGGTCCTATTGTCGGAGCAAGCGTAGTGGAGAAAGGTACTACGAATGGCGTTATTTCTGATATTGATGGTAATTTTAAACTGACCGTTTCTCCTAAGTCAGTTTTGGTCATCTCCTTTGTGGGGTACATTGAGCAACAAATTACGGTAGGAGCACAACGTACTTTCAACATTATGCTGAAAGAAGACTCCAAGCAATTGGAAGAAGTGGTGGTAGTGGGTTATGGTACGCAGAAGAAAGTTAATCTTTCCGGTTCAGTCTCTACCATCAATGTAAGTGAACTGGCAGAAAGCCGCCCTGTCAACAATGTCTCTCAGGCACTTGCCGGCATGGCAGCCGGTGTGACTGTCACTTCGTCAAGCAATCAGCCGGGAAACGATAACGCAGATATCAAAGTGCGTGGGCAAGGTACTCTGAATTCTTCATCGCCTCTTATTATTATAGATGGTGTGGAAGCTGGCATCAATACTGTATTACCTCAGGACATTGAAACCATGACTGTATTGAAAGACGCATCCTCGGCGGCAATTTACGGTTCCCGTGCTGCTAACGGTGTCATACTGATTACTACCAAGCAAGGTAAGGCGGGCAAGCTGAAGCTGGAGTATAACGGATATGTATCATTTGCATCTATTCGCAAGACCTTGACTCCGGTTTCGAATTATGCCGATTATATGGAATTGGTCAACGAAGGTTATGCTAATAGTAATCTGTCCACAGTATTTTCACAGGCAAGCATAGATACTTGGCGGAAAGATGCAGGTAAGAATCCTCTGCTTTATCCGAATACGGATTGGATTGATGCGACTTTCAGTACTTCTACGGCAACTAACCACGTGGTTTCAATGAGTGGGGGTAGTGATAAGTTTCATTTTTACAGTTCTTTTGGTTACAGCAATACTCCTGGTGTTATGGCTAATGCCGGATATACTAAATATAGTGGCCGATTAAATATGGATGCGGATGTCAAGTCGTGGTTGAATCTGGGCATACAGGTGAACGGATATTTGTCTGACATGGAGCCGGGGGCTCGTTATGCCAGTTCGGGAACAGTGATAGACGATGTGTTCACTTATGCCAGTGCTACTACTCCATGTATGGTATTTCAAGCTCCTGACGGACGTTTTGGCGGCATACAGAATCCGGAAGATGATGCACAAACCAATGGCAATAACCCTTTGAAGCGTGCATACGGAGTTACAGGAAATATTCGTAAGAATAATTTGCGTGCCCGTTTTTTTGGTACATTGAAGCCATTGAAAGGGCTGTCTGTAACGGCATCCTATTCATACGAACTTTTGGATGAAGAACGCACCAGAAAACCGAATTATTTGGATTCATGGAATTTTTTGACGGAAACATCTATTTCATCTACCGGAAAGACTTATATTTATAATTATGACGGTAAAGTTGAGAGATATTTCAATGATGTTGTTCTGCGTTACGAAAACAAATTCTTTGGTGATAAACTGAATTTCAATTTCATGGCAGGCGCTAGTCAGGAATTATACCGTTCCAAGAGCTTTGCCACTACCAAGTATGATTTGGTGGATATTAGTCTGGGGGTTATCAACGGTGCTACGGGAGATGCATCTTCTTCAGGTAGTTTGGCCGAATGGGCCATGCACTCTTACTTTGGCCGTGTCAACCTGAGTTGGGCTGATAAATACTTGGCAGAATTTAATCTTAGGGCAGATGGTTCTTCTCGTTTCGTTTCGGGCAAACGTTGGGGATATTTCCCTTCAGGTTCGGTTGCTTGGCGCATAGATCAGGAAGCTTTTATGGAAAGCCTGGTTGACAAAGGATTGAGCAGCTTGAAGTTGCGCGCGTCTTATGGCTCTTTGGGCAATAACTCTGTGGGTAACTATGATGCTTTGGCTCTCTATTCTAATAAAGATGCCAATGGTAATATTTTGAGTTATGTCCTTAATAATGGCTTGGCAACGGGGTTGGCCCAAGCTGCCATTGCCAATTCCAGCCTTACTTGGGAGACGACAAAGGTGGCGGATATCGGTCTTGATTTCGGCTTTCTGAACAACCGTCTGACAGGTACGGTGGATTATTTTAATAAACGTACTACGGGAATTTTGATCAGTCTGCCTGCACCTTCGGTTCATGGCATAACTTCCATACCTAAGATGAATAGTGCTACGGTGACCAATCAAGGTGTGGAAGTAACTTTAGGATGGCAAGATAAAGTAAAAGGTTTCAGCTATGGCATTAATGCTAACTTTACTTATGTGAAGAATATCGTAAACAAGTTTAAGGGACGAGATGAAGGTGGACAGTCTTTGAGTGGGGCTAACCTGATATGGGAAGGTCATGCCATTAATTCACAATACCTGTTGAGAGTTGACCGTATTCTTCAGACAGATGAAGATATGGCACTGGTTCAGCAAATGATAGATAATGCACCTATGGATGAGGCTACCGGAAAGAGGGTGAATCCATTTGCGGCATTCGGTACTCCGCAAAAAGGTGATTTGCTTTACAAAGATGTGAACGGTGATGGTGTGGTCAACAATCTGGATAAAGAGATTGTAAGCGATGGTCCTAATCCCAAGTACCTGTTTGGTCTTAGTCTGAATGCAGCTTGGAAAGGGATTGACTTCTCCATGTTGTTGCAAGGGTCGCTGGGGGCTAAGGTTTATTGGCAATCTACTGCATACAATACTCCCACTGTCCGCTATGGCTATCAGATAAATAAAGAGGTGGCTGACGGCCGTTGGTACGAAGGACGTACGGATGCCACCTACCCGCGTCTGCTGCAATACTCGGATGTGCGTAACCAGCAATTGAGTGATTTCTATCTTCAGAACAAGAATTTCCTGAAGATTCGTAATATTCAGGTAGGATATACACTTCCTCAATCATGGACGAATGCTTGTGCCATTGAGAAGGTTCGTGTTTATGCCAGTTTGGAGAATTTTTTCACCTTCACTTCCTACAAAGGCTTCGATCCCGAAGTCAGTGGCTTGAATTACCCTACCATGAAGCAGGCAGTTGTTGGTCTTAATGTAACTTTTTAA
- a CDS encoding sulfatase-like hydrolase/transferase, with protein sequence MRNLLGFAIPFVTGVLFESNAWAAEDVNFVKEEEMTSQHSDRRHPNVIYIYADDMGIGMLSAYGQRQFTTPNIDRLVKQGTAFSRAYGCMLSAPARASLLTGYHDCHGQDKWNISAGAAYMLPAADTARIASVEARIDASDVCLPEGDLYLPQVFRAAGYATAQIGKLEWGFTATRNQMRRHGWDYYYGYLDHARCHGFYPPFLFDDGSIELIEGNTRINCGKSIEQETVQTFAERRDHTGKNVYSQDIFVDKILNYIRAHKEERFFLYHPSQLPHGPVAIPSVHPELAANPHLTPIEREYGSMVKKLDETVGLILAELEELGIADRTIVVFSADNGHELYYSQKGRCEKPYRNLDTGMLYDDLADKYRSETSGDIFNGNAGMAGLKRSNLEGGVHIPLVFYGPGIIPKGKKSDALVSNYDFLPTMAEWLKVSVQQKDGVSFLPQLLKGKPGNNRRYIIFGSNTGPGIVMGDGWKLRHYLSKQTVELFYLPDDPQEWHDLSKIHPEKVEELKKILLEECGGDLNRGVNRAG encoded by the coding sequence ATGAGAAACTTACTTGGTTTTGCAATTCCTTTCGTTACAGGAGTTCTCTTTGAGAGTAATGCTTGGGCTGCTGAAGATGTGAATTTTGTTAAAGAGGAAGAGATGACCTCTCAACACTCCGATCGCCGACATCCCAACGTTATCTATATCTACGCTGATGACATGGGAATCGGCATGCTTTCGGCCTATGGCCAACGGCAGTTCACCACTCCTAACATCGACCGCTTGGTGAAGCAAGGTACAGCTTTCAGCCGCGCCTATGGCTGCATGCTTTCAGCGCCGGCACGAGCCTCGCTCCTGACGGGCTATCACGACTGTCATGGGCAGGACAAGTGGAATATTTCCGCAGGAGCAGCCTATATGCTGCCTGCGGCAGATACTGCCCGTATAGCCTCTGTGGAGGCTCGGATAGATGCATCCGATGTGTGTCTGCCGGAAGGAGATCTTTATTTGCCACAAGTTTTTCGTGCTGCAGGTTATGCTACGGCTCAGATAGGCAAATTGGAATGGGGATTCACGGCTACCCGCAACCAAATGCGCCGTCATGGATGGGATTATTATTACGGCTATCTGGATCATGCACGTTGTCACGGATTCTATCCTCCTTTTTTGTTCGATGATGGATCGATTGAGCTTATCGAGGGGAATACCCGCATCAATTGCGGCAAAAGCATCGAGCAAGAGACGGTGCAGACTTTTGCAGAACGGCGTGACCATACTGGCAAGAACGTGTATTCACAAGATATTTTTGTAGATAAGATTCTGAACTATATCCGTGCCCATAAGGAGGAACGTTTCTTCCTCTATCATCCCAGCCAGTTGCCTCACGGACCTGTGGCCATACCTTCTGTCCATCCTGAATTAGCAGCTAATCCTCACCTTACGCCTATTGAACGTGAGTATGGTTCTATGGTGAAGAAGCTGGACGAGACGGTGGGACTCATCTTGGCTGAATTAGAAGAACTGGGTATTGCAGACCGTACGATAGTGGTGTTTTCTGCCGATAATGGGCACGAATTGTATTATTCGCAGAAAGGGCGTTGTGAGAAGCCTTATCGGAATCTCGATACGGGAATGCTGTATGATGACTTGGCAGATAAGTATCGCTCGGAAACCAGTGGAGACATCTTCAACGGCAACGCAGGAATGGCCGGACTGAAGCGTAGCAACTTGGAAGGCGGTGTGCATATACCGCTTGTCTTCTACGGGCCTGGTATCATTCCGAAGGGTAAGAAGTCGGATGCATTGGTGAGCAATTATGATTTTCTACCCACAATGGCCGAATGGTTGAAGGTGTCTGTGCAGCAGAAGGACGGTGTGTCTTTCCTGCCTCAACTGCTGAAAGGAAAGCCTGGTAATAATCGGCGTTACATCATTTTTGGTTCAAATACCGGGCCGGGTATTGTGATGGGCGATGGATGGAAACTGAGGCATTATTTGTCGAAGCAGACGGTAGAGCTGTTCTATCTGCCCGATGACCCACAGGAATGGCATGATTTGAGCAAGATACATCCTGAAAAGGTGGAAGAACTGAAGAAAATCCTGCTGGAAGAATGTGGTGGTGACCTGAATCGTGGGGTGAACCGGGCAGGTTGA
- a CDS encoding hybrid sensor histidine kinase/response regulator transcription factor: MKFMKWLLFFVTLFFILLPLPSSAKFFKNLDESDGLAQTSVMAIYQDKLGRMWFGTREGISVYDGRKMINYKPWAYQGVGTGDMQKFWVGNQVSNIVGNEEGDIFISVDDNLLKYDIRFDTFEYVHKHNVACIAMDKNDNLWCICGDSLFVYGGLSGKLEFHRKIEVTGVYCMLVANDMFWFGTGHGLYRMDKTEKAECILADVDVRGLFETSSGEVWAGTVADGVFRISGDKVTKLPYGQKFPNAMSSKDVRCFVEDKHHNIWMGTFDGLQKYDSLTGIFTLYTQSWMKGGLKHSSIFSLCLDRQGTLWTGTYYGGVNYFYLENEIFRYYPYNPDRTDCIAFPLVGNMTEDLEGNLWICLDGGGLACLDRNTNKITTLKARKGGLSHDNLKAVIYDASHSNLYIGTHKGGLCRYNLVTGQFYNYLEHLGGDSPADIIDCLCLWKDYLLVGARNGLFRIHLQTNVIERISTLNFTRIAVDNNDRMWGVVSYRSFMVLNLKTLKVENVDFQHQKGILLSQVVDGVDRVYIGSIGGGLYVYYKDTRLVENYTVEKNQLISNYCYSVCRADNGDLLLVSDRGITLFTPQKQAFRSLELKKGLNLSSIVDGCGSYVCKDGRIFIGGTDGLISFQETDFDVSDESPLFYLSSLQVNNEEVRPNDGSGILSQALPWVSSIELSHTQNNLSVGFASSNYVDILSNSSYEYMLEGLDKEWISTDRTELFYTNLSAGRYVLRIREIGNSLQTRVPQEITLSIYIHPAWYDTWWAYCLFVFMVSVFAFWLYRVISVRHRLLESLNKERMEKKYIDELNQAKLRFFTNVSHEFRTPLTLITTQVDVLLQNYSLAPSVYNTLLKINKHTRQMRNLISELLDFRKFDQSSVRLKLGNTDMNAFVQEVFLSFTDLAAQRNILYQFEGEKETARCWIDHRQLEKVFTNLLSNAFKFTPDGGTVSVTLLREDELRLKVMISDTGKGISKEDIPYVFNRFYQAKNMPEQANPGTGIGLALAKNIVELHHGTIEVQSENGEGSKFVVTLFTGKECFLQDGNVEWIAENEVEAMIPETIPDESFVNEATELLQCVNKKKHSFRLLIVEDNEDLLKTLGQLFAPYYEVTLAHNGREGMDMVLEVEYDLILSDVMMPEMSGVEMCAEIKGNINMCHIPVVLLTALDSVEQSIDGLRCGADDYIAKPFNGKMLLMRCNNIVRNRLLMQERFAQKKDADVSLLAATPLDKKFLDAVMEVIEANLDKEDFDVPALCLAVGMSRTLLQTKFKALTDMSPNEFIINHKIKIAATLLVSQPDLTIADISDRLGFSSPRYFSKTFKARMNIAPQEYRKNPL; the protein is encoded by the coding sequence ATGAAATTTATGAAATGGCTGCTCTTTTTTGTGACTCTATTCTTCATCTTGCTCCCCCTTCCATCTTCAGCCAAATTTTTCAAGAATCTGGATGAGTCCGACGGGCTTGCACAGACCTCAGTGATGGCCATCTATCAGGACAAATTGGGGAGAATGTGGTTTGGAACTCGTGAGGGCATATCTGTATATGATGGACGAAAAATGATAAATTATAAGCCTTGGGCTTATCAGGGTGTGGGGACAGGAGATATGCAGAAGTTCTGGGTAGGAAATCAGGTGAGTAATATTGTAGGCAATGAGGAGGGGGATATATTCATATCGGTAGATGATAATTTATTGAAGTATGACATTCGGTTTGATACTTTTGAATATGTTCATAAACACAATGTAGCATGCATTGCCATGGATAAAAACGACAATCTATGGTGCATTTGTGGCGATTCTCTTTTTGTATATGGTGGGCTGTCCGGTAAATTGGAGTTTCATCGGAAGATAGAGGTGACGGGCGTTTACTGCATGTTGGTGGCAAATGACATGTTTTGGTTTGGAACTGGGCATGGACTTTATCGGATGGATAAGACTGAAAAAGCAGAATGTATTCTTGCTGACGTGGATGTACGGGGATTGTTTGAAACCAGCAGTGGAGAAGTTTGGGCTGGTACGGTGGCCGATGGCGTGTTCCGAATAAGCGGAGACAAAGTGACGAAATTGCCTTATGGACAGAAGTTTCCCAATGCGATGTCAAGTAAAGATGTCAGGTGTTTTGTGGAAGACAAGCATCACAATATTTGGATGGGAACCTTTGATGGTTTACAGAAGTACGATTCTCTTACCGGAATTTTCACTCTCTATACCCAATCCTGGATGAAAGGAGGGCTGAAGCATTCATCTATTTTTTCACTTTGTCTGGATAGACAGGGCACTCTTTGGACCGGTACTTACTATGGAGGAGTCAATTATTTCTATCTTGAAAATGAGATATTCAGATACTACCCGTACAATCCGGATAGGACTGACTGTATCGCTTTCCCGTTAGTGGGGAACATGACGGAAGACTTGGAAGGAAATTTGTGGATTTGTTTGGATGGAGGTGGGCTGGCATGTCTGGACCGAAATACAAACAAGATAACTACACTCAAAGCGCGTAAAGGTGGTTTGTCGCATGATAACTTGAAGGCTGTTATTTACGATGCTTCTCATAGTAACCTTTACATAGGAACGCACAAAGGGGGATTATGCCGATATAATCTTGTTACAGGACAATTTTACAATTATTTGGAGCATCTGGGTGGGGATAGTCCTGCCGATATTATTGACTGTCTTTGTCTTTGGAAGGATTATCTGTTGGTGGGTGCACGTAATGGACTTTTTAGGATACACTTGCAGACGAATGTGATAGAACGGATTTCAACATTAAATTTCACACGAATAGCAGTGGACAATAATGATAGAATGTGGGGAGTTGTCAGCTATCGATCTTTCATGGTATTGAATTTGAAAACACTGAAAGTCGAGAATGTTGACTTTCAACATCAGAAAGGCATTCTGTTGTCTCAGGTGGTAGATGGAGTTGACAGGGTATATATTGGTTCTATAGGTGGCGGCTTGTATGTATATTATAAGGATACACGTTTGGTGGAGAACTATACGGTTGAGAAGAATCAGTTGATAAGCAATTACTGTTATAGTGTCTGTCGTGCAGACAATGGGGATCTGTTGCTGGTGAGTGACCGGGGCATTACGTTGTTCACTCCTCAGAAGCAGGCTTTCCGTTCGTTGGAATTGAAGAAAGGATTGAATCTTTCATCTATTGTAGATGGATGTGGGTCTTATGTGTGCAAGGATGGTAGAATATTTATAGGTGGTACGGATGGTCTTATTTCTTTTCAGGAAACCGACTTTGACGTATCGGATGAATCTCCTCTGTTTTATCTTTCCTCCTTGCAAGTGAATAACGAGGAGGTGCGTCCTAATGACGGTTCGGGAATACTTTCTCAGGCACTTCCCTGGGTGAGTAGCATTGAGCTGTCTCATACACAGAATAATTTGTCTGTGGGATTTGCTTCTTCCAACTATGTGGACATTTTGAGCAATTCAAGCTACGAATATATGCTCGAGGGATTAGATAAAGAATGGATAAGTACAGATCGAACAGAACTCTTTTATACCAATCTTTCGGCAGGGCGCTATGTGTTGCGAATACGAGAAATAGGCAATTCGTTACAGACACGCGTTCCACAGGAGATAACACTGTCTATCTACATTCATCCGGCTTGGTACGATACTTGGTGGGCGTATTGCCTTTTTGTGTTTATGGTGTCGGTGTTTGCTTTCTGGCTGTATAGAGTGATAAGCGTGAGGCATCGTCTGCTTGAATCACTCAATAAAGAGCGTATGGAAAAAAAATACATTGATGAGCTGAATCAGGCCAAATTGCGTTTTTTTACTAATGTAAGCCATGAATTCAGAACTCCTTTGACGCTGATTACTACGCAGGTGGATGTACTGTTGCAGAATTATTCATTGGCTCCCAGTGTTTATAATACACTTCTGAAAATAAACAAGCATACCAGACAGATGCGGAATTTGATATCAGAGTTATTGGATTTTAGAAAATTTGATCAAAGCAGCGTGAGACTGAAGTTGGGAAATACGGACATGAATGCTTTTGTGCAAGAAGTATTCCTCTCTTTTACAGACTTGGCTGCACAAAGAAATATTTTGTATCAATTTGAGGGAGAGAAAGAAACCGCAAGATGCTGGATAGACCATCGCCAATTGGAAAAAGTATTCACTAATTTGTTATCAAATGCTTTTAAGTTTACGCCTGATGGGGGAACCGTGAGTGTGACTTTGCTGCGTGAGGACGAATTGCGGTTGAAAGTGATGATATCCGATACGGGAAAAGGCATCAGCAAGGAAGACATACCTTATGTGTTCAATCGTTTTTATCAAGCAAAGAATATGCCTGAACAAGCAAACCCCGGTACGGGTATCGGACTGGCTTTAGCCAAAAATATTGTGGAATTGCATCATGGTACTATTGAGGTGCAGTCAGAGAATGGGGAAGGAAGCAAATTTGTGGTAACTTTGTTCACTGGGAAAGAATGCTTTCTGCAAGACGGAAATGTGGAGTGGATTGCAGAGAATGAGGTGGAGGCAATGATTCCGGAAACTATACCAGACGAGAGTTTTGTGAATGAGGCTACCGAACTGCTTCAATGTGTGAATAAGAAAAAACACTCTTTCCGTTTGCTGATAGTAGAGGATAATGAGGATTTACTGAAAACGCTCGGACAACTTTTTGCACCTTATTATGAGGTGACTTTGGCACATAACGGTCGGGAGGGAATGGATATGGTTTTGGAAGTGGAATATGACCTGATATTGAGTGACGTAATGATGCCAGAGATGTCGGGTGTGGAAATGTGTGCCGAGATAAAAGGAAACATCAATATGTGCCATATCCCTGTGGTGTTGCTTACGGCACTTGATTCGGTGGAACAAAGTATAGATGGACTTCGTTGCGGGGCTGATGACTATATAGCTAAGCCTTTTAACGGAAAGATGTTGCTGATGCGTTGCAATAACATCGTACGGAATAGACTGCTGATGCAGGAACGATTTGCCCAAAAGAAGGATGCTGATGTGTCATTGCTTGCTGCGACTCCGTTGGACAAGAAATTTTTGGATGCGGTAATGGAGGTGATTGAGGCTAATTTGGATAAAGAGGATTTTGATGTTCCTGCTCTCTGCCTCGCAGTAGGGATGAGCCGTACTTTGTTACAGACTAAGTTTAAGGCACTCACTGATATGTCCCCCAATGAGTTTATCATCAATCATAAGATAAAGATAGCGGCTACGCTGCTTGTCAGTCAGCCCGACTTGACGATTGCTGACATTTCGGACAGATTGGGCTTCAGCTCACCGCGTTATTTTAGCAAGACTTTTAAAGCACGGATGAATATAGCGCCTCAGGAATACCGTAAGAATCCCCTATGA